The Burkholderia pyrrocinia genome has a segment encoding these proteins:
- the pth gene encoding aminoacyl-tRNA hydrolase — translation MIKLIVGLGNPGAEYTATRHNAGFWLIDQLAREAGTTLRDERRFHGFYAKARLHGEEVHLLEPQTYMNRSGQSVVALAQFFKILPDQILVAHDELDLPPGTVKLKLGGGSGGHNGLKDISAHLSTQHYWRLRIGIGHPRDLIPESARAGAKPDVANFVLKPPRREEQDVIDASIERALAVMPMVVKGELDRATMQLHRN, via the coding sequence ATGATCAAACTGATCGTCGGCCTCGGCAATCCCGGGGCGGAATACACCGCGACGCGCCATAACGCAGGCTTCTGGCTGATCGACCAGCTCGCCCGCGAAGCCGGCACGACGCTGCGCGACGAGCGCCGCTTCCACGGCTTCTACGCGAAAGCGCGCCTGCACGGCGAGGAAGTGCACCTGCTCGAGCCGCAGACCTACATGAACCGCTCCGGCCAGTCGGTCGTCGCGCTCGCGCAATTCTTCAAGATCCTGCCCGACCAGATCCTCGTCGCGCACGACGAGCTCGACCTGCCGCCCGGCACCGTGAAGCTGAAGCTCGGCGGCGGCAGCGGCGGCCACAACGGCCTCAAGGACATCTCCGCGCACCTGTCGACGCAGCACTACTGGCGGCTGCGGATCGGCATCGGCCATCCGCGCGACCTGATTCCGGAAAGCGCACGCGCCGGCGCGAAGCCCGACGTCGCGAACTTCGTGCTGAAGCCGCCGCGCCGCGAGGAACAGGACGTGATCGACGCGTCGATCGAACGCGCGCTCGCCGTAATGCCGATGGTCGTCAAGGGCGAACTCGACCGCGCGACGATGCAGCTGCATCGCAACTGA
- a CDS encoding 50S ribosomal protein L25/general stress protein Ctc yields the protein MKVVAFERQQQGTGASRRLRNAGKTTGIVYGGEAAPQKIELDHNALWHALKKEAFHSSILDLEVAGQSQQVLLRDVQYHPFKQLVLHVDFQRVDASKKLHTKVPLHFLNAEISPAVKLSSAIVSHVATEIEIECLPAALPEFLEVDLSKIEAGQSLHAKDITLPNGVALVAHIDAENPVVASATVPAGAVSDAAEGETPAA from the coding sequence CAGCAAGGTACGGGTGCGAGCCGCCGCCTGCGCAACGCCGGTAAGACCACGGGTATCGTTTACGGTGGCGAAGCAGCCCCGCAAAAGATCGAACTCGATCACAACGCCCTGTGGCACGCCCTGAAGAAGGAAGCCTTCCACTCGTCGATCCTCGACCTCGAAGTGGCCGGCCAGTCGCAACAGGTTCTGCTGCGCGACGTGCAATACCACCCGTTCAAGCAACTGGTGCTGCACGTGGACTTCCAGCGCGTTGACGCATCGAAGAAGCTGCACACGAAGGTGCCGCTGCACTTCCTGAACGCTGAAATCAGCCCGGCCGTGAAGCTGTCGAGCGCGATCGTTTCGCACGTCGCGACGGAAATCGAAATCGAGTGCCTGCCGGCTGCCCTGCCGGAGTTCCTCGAAGTCGACCTGTCGAAGATCGAAGCCGGTCAGTCGCTGCACGCGAAGGACATCACGCTGCCGAACGGCGTCGCGCTGGTCGCACACATCGACGCGGAAAACCCGGTTGTCGCATCGGCGACGGTCCCGGCTGGTGCCGTGTCGGACGCAGCCGAAGGCGAAACGCCGGCTGCCTAA